A genomic window from Oryctolagus cuniculus chromosome 12, mOryCun1.1, whole genome shotgun sequence includes:
- the BBS4 gene encoding BBSome complex member BBS4 isoform X8, with protein MAEEKLAPRAQLPASAESQKPRQKKAPEFPILEKQNWLIHLHYIRKDYEACKAVIREQLQETQGLCEYAVYVQALILRLEGKIQESLELFQTCAILSPQSVDNLKQVARSLFLLGRHKAAAEVYNEAARLNQKDWEICHNLGVCYMCLKQFSKAQEQLLSALQLHRHDLTYMMLGKVHLLEGDLDQAIGVYRKAVEFSPENTELLTTLGLLYLQLGIYQKAFEYLGNALTYDPTNYKAILAAGSMMQTHGDFDVALTKYRVVACAVPESPPLWNNIGMCFFGKKKYVAAISCLKRANYLAPFDWKILYNLGLVHLTMQQYASAFHFLSAAINFQPKMGELYMLLAVALTNLEDIENAKRAYAEAVRLDQCNPLVNLNYAVLLYNQGEKRGALAQYQELEKKARLLKDSGSLEIDSEVSR; from the exons AGAGCCCAGTTGCCTGCATCTGCTGAATCTCAGAAACCTCGACAGAAAAAAG CTCCCGAGTTTCCTATTCTGGAGAAGCAGAACTGGTTGATTCATCTGCACTATATCCGGAAGGACTATGAAGCATGCAAG gCTGTTATCAGAGAGCAGCTTCAAGAGACCCAGGGCTTGTGTGAATATGCTGTCTACGTTCAAG CACTGATACTTCGCCTAGAAGGGAAGATCCAAGAATCCCTGGAACTCTTTCAGACCTGTGCTATCCTCAGCCCTCAGAGTGTTGACAACCTCAAGCAAGTGGCCAGGTCCTT GTTTCTTTTAGGAAGACATAAAGCTGCCGCTGAAGTCTATAATGAAGCAGCGAGACTCAACCAGAAAGACTGG GAGATCTGCCATAACCTGGGTGTCTGCTACATGTGCCTGAAGCAGTTCAGCAAG GCGCAGGAGCAGCTGCTCAGCGCCCTGCAGCTGCACAGGCACGACCTGACTTACATGATGCTGGGGAAGGTCCATTTGCtggagggagacctggaccagGCCATCGGAGTCTACAGGAAAGCGGTGGA GTTCTCACCAGAAAACACAGAGCTGCTTACAACTTTAGGGTTACTCTACTTACAG CTTGGCATTTACCAGAAGGCGTTTGAATACCTGGGAAATGCACTGACTTACGACCCTACAAACTACAAG GCCATCCTGGCAGCAGGCAGCATGATGCAGACGCACGGGGACTTTGACGTCGCCCTCACCAAATACAGAGTTGTCGCTTGTGCTGTTCCGGAAAGTCCTCCCCTGTGGAATAACATCGGAATGTGCTTCTTTGGGAAGAAGAAATACGTGGCA GCTATCAGCTGCCTGAAACGTGCAAACTACTTGGCTCCGTTTGACTGGAAGATTCTGTACAACCTGGGCCTCGTCCACTTGACCATGCAGCAGTACGCATCGGCTTTCCACTTCCTGAGTGCGGCCATCAACTTCCAGCCGAAGATGGGAGAGCTCTACATGCTCCTGGCCG TGGCCCTGACCAATCTGGAGGATATAGAGAACGCCAAGAGAGCCTACGCAGAGGCCGTCCGCCTGGATCA GTGTAACCCTTTGGTAAACCTGAACTATGCCGTGCTGCTGTACAACCAGGGCGAGAAGAGGGGCGCGCTGGCCCAGTACCAGGAGCTGGAGAAGAAAGCCCGCCTCCTCAAGGACAGCGGCTCTCTGGAGATTGACTCAGAG